A single window of Phycisphaerae bacterium DNA harbors:
- a CDS encoding MBL fold metallo-hydrolase yields the protein MWIEYEEKTILFDTGQSDAIIQNAEKLGVDLTRTDAIILSHGHYDHTGGLSAVLDMAAKAKIYLHPAATEPKFSKKPSGVKSIGMSDSAKKAIRDRHIVWTVTPAKLFPGIAVTGQVPRISNFENVGGAFFVDENCHTPDSLLDDQALFVESPNGLIVVLGCAHSGAVNTLDYICKLTGKNKIYAVIGGMHLVNAGKDRMELTIEAFKKYGIEKITPLHCTGVKAITKFKETFPDRCFICSVGARINL from the coding sequence TTGTGGATTGAATACGAAGAGAAAACAATCCTATTCGATACCGGACAGAGTGATGCGATCATCCAAAATGCAGAAAAGCTGGGCGTCGATTTAACTCGAACAGATGCTATCATATTAAGTCACGGTCATTACGACCATACAGGTGGCCTCTCTGCTGTGCTTGATATGGCAGCCAAAGCAAAGATTTATTTGCACCCTGCCGCGACTGAACCAAAATTCAGCAAAAAACCTTCCGGGGTGAAATCGATTGGGATGTCAGATTCCGCGAAAAAGGCTATTCGAGACCGTCATATTGTCTGGACGGTGACGCCAGCTAAATTATTTCCCGGAATAGCAGTAACAGGGCAAGTGCCGCGCATAAGTAACTTTGAAAATGTTGGCGGAGCGTTCTTCGTTGACGAAAACTGTCATACTCCGGATAGTCTTCTGGATGATCAGGCATTATTCGTTGAATCACCCAACGGATTAATTGTTGTCTTGGGCTGTGCTCATTCTGGCGCAGTTAATACTCTCGATTATATCTGTAAATTAACAGGCAAAAATAAAATATATGCCGTCATCGGCGGTATGCATCTTGTTAATGCAGGCAAAGACAGAATGGAACTTACAATTGAGGCTTTTAAAAAATATGGAATCGAAAAAATTACTCCGTTGCATTGCACAGGCGTTAAAGCTATAACAAAATTTAAAGAGACCTTTCCTGATAGGTGTTTTATCTGCTCTGTAGGGGCTCGAATTAATTTATAG
- a CDS encoding PaaI family thioesterase: protein MTTKQSVFARCSVCKNLHQNCIVCSLNNTKGLHLEFEIADDKTIKASFECDKAYEGYSGILHGGIISSILDGAMGNCLFARGLTAVTVEMNTKFKLPVQINKPAAVTARIEKICHPLYFLKAEIIQDGKTKAVAKAKFFDKPELAYKLEMF, encoded by the coding sequence GTGACCACTAAGCAATCAGTTTTTGCCAGATGCTCTGTATGTAAAAACTTACATCAAAACTGCATAGTTTGCAGTTTGAACAATACAAAAGGGCTGCACCTTGAATTTGAAATTGCCGACGATAAAACCATAAAAGCTTCCTTTGAATGCGACAAAGCTTACGAAGGATATTCAGGTATTTTGCACGGCGGCATAATATCGTCAATTTTGGATGGTGCTATGGGCAATTGCCTTTTCGCTCGAGGACTGACGGCAGTAACAGTTGAAATGAACACAAAATTCAAACTCCCCGTTCAAATTAATAAACCGGCAGCAGTTACCGCTCGAATTGAAAAAATATGCCATCCCCTTTATTTCTTAAAGGCCGAAATTATTCAGGATGGAAAAACCAAAGCTGTTGCAAAAGCCAAATTTTTTGACAAACCTGAACTTGCCTATAAATTAGAGATGTTTTAA
- a CDS encoding NifB/NifX family molybdenum-iron cluster-binding protein: MRIAIPLTEGKLSQHFGHCEQFAIIDVDTDSKTIKSQELVTPPAHEPGVMPKWLAGLYVELVITGGMGQRAQQLFTQNQIEVVVGASVDTPENLVSAYLNKTLQAGENVCDH; this comes from the coding sequence ATGAGAATCGCAATACCATTAACAGAAGGAAAATTATCGCAGCACTTCGGCCATTGTGAACAGTTCGCCATCATCGACGTGGACACCGACAGCAAAACCATCAAAAGTCAGGAGTTGGTAACGCCGCCGGCTCACGAGCCGGGCGTTATGCCAAAATGGTTGGCAGGTTTGTATGTTGAATTAGTTATTACCGGCGGAATGGGCCAACGCGCTCAGCAGTTATTCACACAGAATCAAATCGAGGTGGTCGTAGGAGCTTCTGTTGATACGCCGGAAAACCTTGTTTCTGCTTATCTCAATAAAACCCTTCAGGCCGGAGAAAATGTCTGTGACCACTAA